GATGCGAGGAGCCCTGGCCGGAGAGATACGTAGTCGTAGATACAGCTCCTAAGCAGCTTCATAAGCTTAGAGTACATGCCACGGCTAGTGTAGCCTATGTAGCTTGTAATCTCCCTCCACTGCAGCCGGGGCTCGTAGCAGGTAAGCGCGTTAGCGAGCATGTCGAGGAGCGGGTACTGTTTCGCAGATTGCAAATCTGTTAAAAGTTTTCTACAAGCGTGAGGCAGAGTAGAAATTGTACTAGCAGAGCCCCTATATACCTGGTGAGGAGCCGGTGCCTCGAACATATCGCGCTCCAAAGATCCCATCCCTAGGTCCCAGACCGATACCAGTACCAATGCCCTAAACAAACAAGGACCACTAAACCCTAGGGAGAGGGACTCCCCGCCTTTTCCTATCCAATCCTCAGACGGATACGCTGGATCCCATTATCTGCTGCGTAGCGTGGGTTATAGTGTTGTTTTCTCGGCTAGCTGCTTGCTAACCTCCTCCAGGTCTTTCACAGTGTCTATGCTTCTCCAGTATATGTCGCGGAATTTTACGCCTAGTAGCCTCTTCTCGCTGGCGAGTCTTGGGAGGGCTGTGGTCTCTATGTCACCCTTCTCGGGAAGGTAGTCAAGCACCACGGGTCTCATAGCGTAGACGCCGGCGTTTATCCAGTAGTTGAGCACGGGCTTCTCGCGGAACACTGTAACCCAGCCTTCCTCGTTTACCTCTACCACGCCATAGGGGCTGCGTAGGGGTACCAGTGCTATCGCTGCTACAGCTCTCGGCTCGGCCTGGAGCGCCTCAACGAGCTTTGATACGGGCAGGTCTGTTATGATGTCGCCGTTTATTACCACGAAGTAGTCCTCGCCGCGGAGGAGGTGCTCCGCGTTCTTTATCGCTCCACCGGTTCCCAGGGGCTCATCCTCCACCACGTAG
This DNA window, taken from Hyperthermus butylicus DSM 5456, encodes the following:
- a CDS encoding nucleotidyltransferase family protein — its product is MAKAVILAGGLGKRLRPLTSNRPKPLVEVAGKPIIEWQIEWLKRHGFHEFVVLAGYRWDRLVKHLGSGQKLGVRIAYVVEDEPLGTGGAIKNAEHLLRGEDYFVVINGDIITDLPVSKLVEALQAEPRAVAAIALVPLRSPYGVVEVNEEGWVTVFREKPVLNYWINAGVYAMRPVVLDYLPEKGDIETTALPRLASEKRLLGVKFRDIYWRSIDTVKDLEEVSKQLAEKTTL